One Mycolicibacterium crocinum DNA window includes the following coding sequences:
- a CDS encoding ABC transporter permease, producing the protein MLSPGVRRLVRFWTVLVLVFLYAPLLLVVLNAFNSSKTFAFPPSGFTLRWWADAWASDGMWHSLANSVVVGLCATVIALLLGSMAAFAVQRYEFFGRQTISFLVVLPITLPGIVTGIALNATFTSALGMTLGLATVIVGHATFCIVIVFNNTQARLRRLGTGLEDASADLGASGWQTFRYVTFPMMRGALMAGAILAFALSFDEIVVTTFTAGPTVQTLPIWIFGNLFRPNQAPVINVVAATLTVLAIIPVWLAQRFGGDPASTRV; encoded by the coding sequence ATGTTGTCGCCCGGGGTACGTCGGCTGGTCCGCTTCTGGACCGTGCTGGTTCTGGTCTTCCTGTACGCACCACTGCTCCTGGTGGTGCTCAACGCGTTCAACTCGTCGAAGACATTCGCGTTCCCGCCAAGCGGTTTCACGCTTCGGTGGTGGGCCGACGCCTGGGCCAGCGACGGTATGTGGCATTCGCTGGCGAACTCGGTGGTGGTGGGCCTCTGCGCGACGGTGATCGCACTGCTGCTGGGCAGCATGGCGGCGTTCGCCGTGCAGCGCTACGAGTTCTTCGGGCGGCAGACCATCAGCTTCCTGGTGGTGCTGCCGATCACGCTGCCCGGCATCGTCACCGGCATCGCCCTGAACGCGACGTTCACTTCGGCCCTGGGCATGACGCTGGGACTGGCGACGGTCATCGTCGGTCACGCCACGTTCTGCATCGTGATCGTGTTCAACAACACCCAGGCCCGGCTGCGCCGGCTGGGCACCGGTTTGGAGGATGCGTCGGCAGACCTGGGCGCGTCCGGCTGGCAGACCTTCCGCTACGTGACGTTCCCGATGATGCGCGGCGCGCTAATGGCCGGTGCGATCCTGGCCTTCGCGCTGAGCTTCGACGAGATCGTGGTCACCACGTTCACCGCGGGCCCGACGGTGCAGACCCTGCCGATCTGGATCTTCGGCAACCTGTTCCGCCCCAACCAGGCGCCGGTGATCAACGTGGTGGCCGCCACCTTGACCGTGCTCGCGATCATCCCGGTGTGGCTCGCGCAGCGCTTCGGCGGTGATCCTGCATCGACCCGGGTATAG
- a CDS encoding GAF domain-containing sensor histidine kinase, translating to MTDNVGPNVNRTPGSPLRDTLSQLRLRELLVEVQDRVEQIVEGRDRLDGLVEAMLVVTSGLELDVTLKTIVHTAIDLVDASYGALGVRGHDHELVEFIYEGIDAETHELIGPLPSGRGVLGHLIDEPKPIRLDNITQHPASVGFPPNHPPMRTFLGVPVRIRDEVYGNLYLTDKADGQPFSEDDEVLVEALAAAAGIAIDNARLYEQSRARQSWIEATRDIGTELLGGADPAQVFRLIADEALKLTAADVVLVAVPSDIQLRVEEVDELLIVETAGKVGAVGSLPPITVEGSVIGKAFATQAPQRFADIGDELTAIPGCGAAMVLPLRTTDTVAGIVVILRRQGRQTFSAEQLDMMAGFADQATLAWQLASTQRHLRELDVLSDRDRIARDLHDHVIQRLFAIGLALQGTIPRSRLPEVRQRLTSSVDDLQEVIQEIRTAIFDLHGGSTGTTTQLRQRLDNAVNGFAGSGPRITIQYVGPLSVVEPGLADHAEAVVREAVSNAVRHAEASSLSITVRVEDELAIEVIDDGRGMPADVKPSGLINLRRRAYEVGGDFTVADAEGGGTVLRWSAPLP from the coding sequence GTGACCGACAATGTCGGACCAAATGTCAACCGCACGCCCGGGTCGCCGCTGCGTGACACACTGTCGCAACTTCGCCTGCGCGAGTTGCTCGTTGAGGTCCAGGACCGCGTCGAGCAGATCGTCGAAGGGCGCGATCGGCTCGACGGTCTGGTCGAAGCCATGCTCGTCGTTACCTCGGGGCTGGAACTCGACGTCACGCTGAAGACGATCGTGCACACGGCTATCGACCTGGTGGACGCCAGCTACGGCGCGCTGGGCGTGCGCGGGCACGACCACGAACTCGTCGAGTTCATCTACGAGGGCATCGACGCCGAAACCCACGAACTGATCGGACCGTTGCCGTCGGGCCGCGGCGTCCTCGGCCACCTGATCGATGAACCGAAGCCGATCCGGCTGGACAACATCACCCAACACCCCGCCTCGGTGGGCTTCCCGCCGAATCACCCGCCGATGCGAACCTTTCTCGGCGTTCCGGTGCGCATCCGCGACGAGGTGTACGGCAACCTCTACCTCACCGACAAGGCGGACGGCCAGCCGTTCAGTGAGGACGACGAGGTTCTGGTCGAGGCATTGGCCGCCGCGGCGGGCATCGCGATCGACAACGCCCGGCTCTACGAACAGTCACGCGCCCGGCAGTCGTGGATCGAAGCCACCCGCGATATCGGCACCGAACTGCTCGGTGGTGCGGACCCGGCCCAGGTCTTCCGGCTCATCGCCGACGAAGCGCTCAAGCTCACTGCCGCCGACGTGGTGCTCGTCGCGGTGCCCAGCGACATCCAGCTCCGCGTCGAGGAAGTCGACGAGCTCCTGATCGTGGAGACGGCGGGCAAGGTCGGCGCGGTCGGCTCCCTGCCGCCGATCACCGTGGAGGGCAGTGTCATTGGCAAGGCGTTCGCCACCCAGGCACCTCAGCGGTTCGCCGACATCGGCGACGAACTGACCGCCATTCCCGGCTGCGGCGCCGCGATGGTGTTGCCGCTGCGAACCACCGACACGGTGGCGGGCATCGTCGTGATCCTGCGCCGCCAGGGCAGACAAACCTTCAGCGCCGAGCAGCTCGACATGATGGCGGGCTTCGCCGACCAGGCGACGTTGGCCTGGCAGCTGGCCTCCACGCAGCGGCATCTGCGGGAACTCGACGTACTCTCCGACCGCGACCGCATCGCCCGCGACCTGCACGACCACGTCATTCAGCGATTGTTCGCCATCGGACTCGCGCTGCAGGGCACGATCCCACGCAGCCGGCTGCCGGAAGTACGGCAGCGGCTGACCAGCAGCGTCGACGACCTGCAAGAGGTCATCCAGGAGATCCGAACCGCGATCTTCGATCTGCACGGCGGCTCGACGGGCACCACCACCCAGCTGCGGCAGCGCCTGGACAACGCCGTCAACGGGTTCGCCGGTTCGGGCCCGCGGATCACCATCCAGTACGTCGGACCGCTGTCAGTGGTCGAACCGGGTCTGGCCGATCACGCTGAAGCCGTGGTGCGCGAAGCGGTGAGCAACGCAGTCCGCCACGCGGAGGCCTCTTCACTGAGCATCACGGTGCGTGTGGAAGACGAACTCGCGATCGAGGTGATCGACGACGGTCGCGGTATGCCGGCCGACGTCAAGCCCAGTGGGTTGATTAACCTGCGCCGCCGAGCCTACGAAGTCGGCGGGGATTTCACCGTGGCGGACGCCGAGGGTGGCGGCACCGTCCTGCGCTGGAGTGCCCCACTGCCGTAA
- a CDS encoding MFS transporter, which translates to MRAWIVWSTGTLAYIVAVLDRTTLGVSGLDAAKRFSASPGVLSTFVVLQVIVYAAAQIPAGLLLDRFGSKKMILSGATLMVAGQLALAFTVSLPTAIAARAVVGLGDAFTFISVLRLVPHWFKPRQIPLVTQLTGISGQLGQVLSAVPFLSLLIGSGWTRAYAAVAAFGVLSLVLTLLLVKNTPSGVTVHDPVISLRDTLASVKTIWMRPGTRLGFFTHMGTQFSVTVFALMWGVPYLTVAQNLSRSEAGTLLTISVVAAIVFGVLIGIVTGRHPHRRSWIVLGIVISNALIWTVVLALPSAAPRWLLVVLIVVISCGGPGSMVGFDFARTFNPRSTLGTAQGAVNMGGFLASLLVMQAMGLIIGATGGYSFSSFRLAWCVQYVVWALAIAGILITRRKARRTIGDIEESRYLLEFFTDSELAPATPRQDR; encoded by the coding sequence GTGCGGGCCTGGATTGTGTGGTCGACGGGAACGTTGGCCTACATCGTGGCCGTCCTGGACCGCACTACGCTCGGCGTCTCCGGGCTGGACGCGGCCAAGCGGTTTTCGGCGAGCCCCGGTGTGCTGTCGACCTTCGTCGTGCTGCAGGTCATCGTCTACGCGGCCGCACAGATTCCGGCCGGCCTGCTGCTGGACCGCTTCGGGTCCAAGAAGATGATCCTGTCCGGCGCAACGCTGATGGTCGCCGGTCAGTTGGCTCTGGCGTTCACGGTCTCGCTGCCCACCGCGATCGCCGCCCGCGCGGTCGTGGGACTCGGCGACGCGTTCACGTTCATTTCGGTGCTTCGACTGGTGCCGCACTGGTTCAAACCGCGGCAGATCCCGCTGGTGACCCAGCTGACCGGCATCTCGGGCCAACTCGGACAAGTACTTTCGGCGGTGCCGTTCCTGTCCCTGCTGATCGGATCCGGCTGGACGCGGGCCTATGCGGCCGTCGCCGCGTTCGGCGTGCTGTCTCTGGTGCTGACGTTGCTTCTGGTCAAGAACACCCCGAGCGGGGTGACGGTGCATGATCCGGTGATCAGCCTGCGCGACACGCTGGCCAGCGTGAAGACGATATGGATGCGGCCGGGCACCCGGCTGGGGTTCTTCACCCATATGGGCACCCAGTTCTCGGTCACGGTCTTCGCGCTGATGTGGGGTGTCCCGTATTTGACGGTGGCGCAGAATCTTTCCCGTAGTGAGGCAGGCACCCTGCTGACGATCTCGGTGGTCGCAGCCATCGTCTTCGGGGTGTTGATCGGCATCGTCACCGGCCGGCACCCGCACCGGCGCTCCTGGATCGTGCTGGGCATCGTCATCAGCAACGCGCTGATCTGGACCGTCGTGCTGGCGCTCCCGTCGGCCGCGCCGCGCTGGCTGCTGGTCGTCCTGATCGTGGTGATCTCGTGCGGCGGGCCCGGCTCGATGGTCGGGTTCGACTTCGCCCGCACCTTCAACCCGCGCTCGACGTTGGGCACCGCGCAGGGTGCGGTGAACATGGGCGGCTTCCTGGCGTCGCTGCTGGTGATGCAGGCGATGGGCCTCATCATCGGCGCGACCGGCGGCTACTCGTTCTCCTCGTTCCGGCTGGCCTGGTGCGTGCAGTACGTGGTGTGGGCCTTGGCCATCGCCGGCATTCTCATCACTCGCAGAAAGGCCCGGCGCACTATCGGAGACATCGAGGAAAGCCGGTACCTGCTGGAGTTCTTCACCGACTCCGAGCTGGCACCGGCCACCCCTCGTCAGGACCGCTGA
- a CDS encoding ChaB family protein, with translation MPKTTKSGDAKKSELPSTLKKSSAKAQRTFAKAHDSAAKEYGEGERAHRVAYSALKHSFEKVGDHWEPKSSKGPSDARARSGGPNAKGKTAEGVDANASKKHLLDVAKRLDISGRSSMNKHELVDAIQKANRRESSRNR, from the coding sequence ATGCCCAAGACAACCAAGAGCGGCGACGCCAAGAAGAGCGAGCTGCCCAGCACCCTGAAGAAGTCTTCTGCGAAGGCGCAGCGGACGTTCGCCAAGGCCCACGATTCGGCGGCCAAGGAGTACGGCGAAGGCGAGCGGGCTCATCGGGTGGCCTACAGCGCGCTGAAGCACAGCTTCGAAAAGGTCGGCGACCATTGGGAGCCCAAGAGCTCCAAGGGTCCGTCAGATGCCCGCGCACGCAGCGGAGGACCGAACGCCAAGGGCAAGACCGCCGAAGGCGTGGACGCCAACGCCAGCAAGAAGCATCTGCTCGACGTTGCCAAGCGGCTGGATATCAGCGGACGGTCGTCGATGAACAAGCACGAATTGGTCGACGCGATCCAGAAGGCCAATCGGCGCGAAAGCAGCCGCAACCGCTGA
- a CDS encoding dsRBD fold-containing protein: MEDHDTTKHSAILIAVDEDAGQTRATALLSWRSTALVGMGVARMDADTDHAVELRDEVAVARALSNLASQIFATSMSEIESAAG; the protein is encoded by the coding sequence ATGGAAGATCACGACACGACCAAGCATTCGGCCATATTGATCGCCGTCGACGAGGATGCCGGCCAGACCCGGGCCACCGCCCTGCTGTCCTGGCGCAGCACCGCGCTGGTGGGGATGGGGGTAGCCCGGATGGATGCCGACACCGACCACGCGGTGGAACTGCGTGACGAGGTCGCCGTCGCCCGGGCGCTGTCCAACCTCGCCAGCCAGATCTTCGCGACGTCGATGTCGGAGATCGAATCCGCCGCGGGCTAG
- a CDS encoding ABC transporter permease: MAADQGLTHTVSRRLRLAFLLIPPLAWLVVAYLGSLGVLLLSAFWGTDTFTGAVVRSYTSDNIVRVVTDAVFRTATLRTIGIALSVTVICIVLAVPLGLYMAKIASPRVRLALVVAVTTPLWASYLVKAYAWRMLLSPEGPLHWVAGYTPGYGLIATVLTLAYLWLPYMVIPVFAAFERVPNPLIDASADLGASDLTTLRTIVAPLVFPGIAAGSIFTFSLSMGDYIAVTIVGGKTQMLGNIIYGQLVTANNQPLAAALSLIPLAAIVLYLLAMRRTGALENV, encoded by the coding sequence ATGGCAGCAGATCAAGGGCTGACCCACACGGTGAGCCGGCGCCTCCGCCTCGCCTTCCTGCTGATTCCGCCGTTGGCCTGGCTGGTGGTGGCCTACCTGGGTTCGCTTGGTGTACTGCTGCTTTCAGCGTTCTGGGGTACCGACACCTTCACCGGCGCGGTGGTGCGGTCCTACACCAGTGACAACATCGTGCGGGTGGTCACCGACGCGGTGTTCCGTACGGCCACCCTGCGCACGATCGGGATTGCGTTGAGCGTCACCGTGATCTGCATCGTGCTGGCCGTTCCGTTGGGCCTGTACATGGCGAAGATCGCCTCGCCCCGCGTCCGACTGGCCCTGGTGGTCGCGGTGACAACACCGCTGTGGGCCAGCTATCTGGTCAAGGCATACGCCTGGCGGATGTTGCTCTCGCCGGAGGGCCCGCTGCACTGGGTGGCGGGCTACACGCCGGGCTACGGCCTGATCGCCACCGTGCTGACGTTGGCCTACCTGTGGCTGCCGTACATGGTGATCCCCGTGTTCGCCGCCTTCGAGCGGGTACCGAACCCGCTGATCGACGCCAGCGCCGACCTGGGCGCATCGGATCTCACCACATTGCGAACCATCGTGGCGCCCTTGGTGTTTCCGGGTATCGCCGCGGGCTCGATCTTCACGTTCTCCCTGTCGATGGGTGACTACATCGCGGTGACGATCGTCGGTGGCAAGACCCAGATGCTGGGCAACATCATCTACGGGCAGCTGGTGACCGCCAACAACCAGCCGCTGGCGGCCGCGCTGTCGCTGATCCCGTTGGCCGCGATCGTGCTGTATCTGTTGGCGATGCGGCGCACCGGCGCATTGGAGAACGTCTGA
- a CDS encoding universal stress protein produces MPAPSTLPSIVVGVDGSRGAVRAALWAIDEAVSRDLPLRLIYAIDSSGAEPVDPQQEPRLLAAAELAVRRAAEAVEATGRPVKLDIDILHGRPIATLVDASRWAAMICVGEVGLKHFDSDRIGSTATALVTAAHCPVAIVRGEDRIGRDPGWIVVELDESPDSAAVLQFGVQEARLRGAPLRVLGAWQSRYTDVHDSHAVSDGNRMVRAQLDRRLSHWKKQYPDLDARPVAIHGNVLHYLAKHADSIQLVVVGARNARGIEELLGPTGSATLHNTDCSVLVVDRQRLL; encoded by the coding sequence ATGCCCGCACCGTCCACCCTGCCGTCGATCGTCGTCGGCGTCGACGGTTCCCGCGGCGCCGTTCGGGCCGCGTTGTGGGCGATCGACGAAGCCGTCAGCCGCGACCTCCCACTGCGTCTGATCTATGCCATCGACTCATCCGGCGCCGAGCCCGTCGACCCGCAGCAGGAGCCGCGCCTGCTGGCCGCCGCCGAACTGGCAGTCCGCCGCGCCGCCGAGGCCGTCGAGGCCACCGGGCGCCCGGTCAAGCTCGACATCGACATCCTCCACGGCCGGCCGATCGCCACTCTGGTCGACGCCTCGCGGTGGGCGGCGATGATCTGCGTCGGCGAGGTCGGGCTCAAGCACTTCGACTCCGACCGCATCGGTTCGACCGCCACCGCACTGGTCACCGCGGCGCACTGCCCCGTCGCGATCGTGCGGGGCGAGGATCGGATCGGACGCGACCCGGGCTGGATCGTCGTCGAGCTCGATGAATCCCCCGACAGCGCCGCGGTGCTGCAGTTCGGGGTCCAGGAGGCGCGGTTGCGCGGCGCACCGCTGCGGGTGCTCGGCGCATGGCAGTCGCGCTACACCGACGTCCACGATTCACACGCGGTCTCCGACGGCAACCGCATGGTGCGCGCGCAACTCGACCGCAGGCTGTCGCACTGGAAGAAGCAGTACCCCGATCTCGATGCGCGTCCGGTGGCGATCCACGGCAACGTCCTGCACTATCTCGCCAAACACGCCGACTCCATCCAGCTGGTCGTAGTGGGCGCGCGCAACGCCCGCGGCATCGAGGAATTGCTCGGTCCGACCGGGTCGGCCACCCTGCACAACACCGATTGCTCGGTTCTGGTGGTCGACCGACAGCGATTGTTGTGA
- a CDS encoding acyl-CoA dehydrogenase family protein yields MGLDLTPTTAQHDLARRTHEFAEHCIRPVAADYDRRQEFPWPVLEEAARRGFYSPLFYRDLIGDPTGLSLPMFMEELFWGCAGIGLAVVMPALALSAIGQAATPEQMLTWAPECFGTPGDLKLAALAISEPEGGSDVRNLRTRAHRDGDDWIIDGHKMWIGNGGIANVHVVNAVVDEELGHKGQALFVVPGGTPGLELVRKLDKLGCRASHTAELKFSGVRVPGENLLGGQDKLEHKLAKTREAMATGGRRSGSATLGTFEQTRPMVAAQALGIARAALEYVTAYANRREAFGAPIIDNQGIAFPLADLATGIDAARLLTWRASWMAANNVPFERGEGSMAKLAASEIAVKTTERAIQTMGGWGYISDHPVEKWYRDAKLYTIFEGTSEIQRIVISSKLGAADGGPPMHVELEPSGGPFNRLFGRGTPARGRIAETALAMKDRVPDPAMRMVMKVLAPPKPKR; encoded by the coding sequence ATGGGCTTGGACCTCACGCCGACGACGGCGCAGCACGACTTGGCTCGCCGCACCCACGAATTCGCCGAGCACTGCATCCGCCCGGTGGCCGCCGACTACGACCGACGCCAGGAGTTTCCCTGGCCGGTGCTGGAGGAGGCAGCCCGTCGCGGCTTTTACAGCCCGCTGTTCTACCGCGACCTCATCGGCGATCCGACCGGTTTGTCGCTGCCGATGTTCATGGAGGAGCTGTTCTGGGGTTGCGCCGGAATCGGTTTGGCGGTGGTGATGCCAGCGCTCGCCCTCTCGGCGATCGGCCAGGCCGCCACCCCGGAACAGATGCTGACGTGGGCACCCGAATGTTTCGGTACACCAGGTGATCTGAAGCTGGCCGCGTTGGCGATCTCCGAACCGGAAGGCGGCAGCGACGTCCGCAATCTGCGGACCCGGGCCCACCGCGACGGTGACGACTGGATCATCGACGGGCACAAGATGTGGATCGGCAACGGCGGCATCGCCAATGTGCACGTCGTCAACGCCGTCGTCGATGAGGAGCTGGGCCATAAGGGACAGGCGTTGTTCGTGGTGCCAGGCGGCACACCGGGTTTGGAGCTTGTCCGCAAGCTCGACAAGCTCGGCTGCCGCGCCTCACATACCGCCGAGCTCAAGTTCTCTGGTGTGCGGGTGCCCGGCGAGAATCTGCTGGGGGGGCAGGACAAGCTCGAGCACAAGCTCGCCAAGACCCGAGAGGCCATGGCCACCGGCGGGCGGCGCTCCGGATCTGCCACGCTCGGGACCTTCGAGCAGACCCGCCCCATGGTGGCGGCCCAGGCCCTCGGAATCGCCCGTGCCGCATTGGAGTACGTCACCGCGTACGCCAATCGCCGCGAGGCGTTCGGCGCGCCGATCATCGACAATCAGGGCATCGCCTTCCCACTGGCGGACCTGGCCACCGGTATCGACGCCGCCCGGCTACTGACCTGGCGCGCATCGTGGATGGCGGCCAACAACGTGCCGTTCGAACGCGGCGAAGGCTCGATGGCCAAACTCGCGGCCAGCGAGATCGCAGTCAAGACCACCGAGCGGGCCATCCAGACGATGGGCGGCTGGGGTTACATCAGTGATCACCCCGTCGAGAAGTGGTACCGCGACGCCAAGCTGTACACCATCTTCGAAGGCACCAGCGAGATTCAGCGGATCGTCATCTCGTCCAAACTCGGTGCGGCCGACGGCGGGCCACCGATGCACGTCGAGCTGGAACCGTCCGGCGGCCCGTTCAACCGGCTGTTCGGCCGCGGCACCCCGGCACGTGGCCGCATCGCCGAGACCGCGCTCGCGATGAAAGACCGCGTGCCCGATCCCGCGATGCGCATGGTCATGAAAGTTCTCGCGCCGCCGAAGCCGAAACGCTGA
- the dosR gene encoding hypoxia response regulator transcription factor DosR/DevR: protein MVKVFLVDDHEVVRRGLIDLLSADPDLEVIGEAGSVAHALAQIPALNPDVAVLDVRLPDGNGIELCRDLLSKMPDLRCLMLTSFTSDEAMLDAILAGASGYVVKDIKGMELAEAIKDVGAGRSLLDNRAAAALMAKLRGAAERSDPLSGLTEQERVLLGLLGEGLTNKQIAARMFLAEKTVKNYVSRLLAKLGMERRTQAAVFISKLDHNHHAEE, encoded by the coding sequence ATGGTCAAGGTCTTCCTCGTCGATGACCACGAAGTCGTTCGCCGTGGACTGATCGACCTGCTGTCCGCCGATCCCGATCTCGAAGTCATCGGCGAAGCGGGTTCGGTCGCCCACGCGCTGGCGCAGATTCCGGCGTTGAATCCCGACGTCGCAGTGCTCGACGTCCGCCTCCCCGACGGCAACGGCATCGAGCTGTGTCGTGACCTGCTGTCCAAGATGCCCGACCTTCGGTGCCTGATGCTGACGTCGTTCACCTCCGACGAGGCGATGCTCGACGCCATCCTGGCCGGCGCGAGCGGCTACGTGGTCAAGGACATCAAGGGCATGGAGCTGGCCGAGGCGATCAAGGATGTCGGAGCGGGCCGGTCGCTGCTCGACAATCGCGCGGCCGCAGCACTGATGGCCAAGCTGCGTGGCGCTGCCGAGCGCTCCGATCCGCTCTCCGGTCTCACCGAACAGGAGCGGGTGCTGCTCGGTCTCCTCGGCGAGGGCCTGACGAACAAGCAAATCGCCGCGCGAATGTTTCTCGCCGAGAAGACGGTGAAAAACTACGTGTCACGACTTCTGGCAAAGCTCGGTATGGAGCGCCGCACACAAGCCGCGGTGTTCATCTCCAAACTCGACCACAATCACCACGCCGAAGAGTGA
- a CDS encoding ABC transporter substrate-binding protein produces the protein MRTATRRLGVTLAVCAALVAACSSSNNSGGGSGTTAPPKMEPLSALGNGEGQLNLIAWAGYAENGTNDPKVNWVGPFEQQTGCKVNVKIGNTSDEMVQLMRTGQYDGVSASGDATLRLIYAGDVAPVNTKLVPNYDTISDFLKNKPWNSVNGQMYGIPHGWGANLLMYNTDVVKNAPDSWGAVFPGAPEYKGKVTAYDSPIYIADAALYLSKTKPELGIKNPYSLTEDQLNAAVDLLKAQHANIGEYWSDYTKAVQAFESGTSVIGTTWQVIANMISSDNKVKIATVLPKEGSTGWSDTWMVSSKAKNPNCMYKWMDYITSPQVNAQVAEYFGEAPAQTKACEFTSDKTFCDTYHATDSAYAEKISYWTTPQKQCVDGSGDNCTAYNEWVDKWQQIKG, from the coding sequence ATGAGAACCGCCACCCGCCGCCTCGGCGTCACACTGGCCGTGTGCGCCGCACTGGTCGCCGCCTGTTCGAGCTCCAACAACTCCGGGGGCGGCAGCGGCACCACCGCACCGCCCAAGATGGAGCCGCTGTCGGCTCTGGGCAACGGCGAAGGACAGCTCAACCTGATCGCCTGGGCCGGCTACGCCGAGAACGGAACCAACGACCCCAAGGTCAACTGGGTGGGCCCGTTCGAACAACAGACCGGCTGCAAGGTCAACGTCAAGATCGGCAACACCTCCGACGAGATGGTTCAGCTGATGAGAACCGGTCAGTACGACGGGGTTTCGGCATCCGGTGATGCCACACTGCGGCTGATCTACGCCGGCGACGTCGCGCCGGTCAACACCAAGCTGGTGCCCAACTACGACACCATCTCGGATTTCCTCAAGAACAAGCCGTGGAACTCGGTGAACGGTCAGATGTATGGCATTCCGCACGGGTGGGGCGCCAACCTGCTGATGTACAACACCGACGTCGTCAAGAACGCGCCAGACTCGTGGGGCGCGGTGTTCCCCGGCGCACCGGAGTACAAGGGCAAGGTCACCGCCTATGACTCCCCCATCTACATCGCCGACGCTGCGCTCTACCTGTCGAAGACGAAACCCGAACTGGGAATCAAGAATCCGTACTCGCTGACCGAGGACCAACTCAACGCCGCGGTCGACCTGCTCAAGGCGCAGCACGCCAACATCGGCGAGTACTGGTCGGACTACACCAAAGCGGTGCAGGCCTTCGAGTCCGGCACCTCGGTGATCGGCACCACCTGGCAGGTGATCGCGAACATGATCTCCAGCGACAACAAAGTCAAGATCGCCACCGTGCTGCCGAAGGAAGGCTCGACCGGATGGTCGGACACCTGGATGGTGTCGTCGAAGGCCAAGAACCCCAACTGCATGTACAAGTGGATGGACTACATCACCTCGCCACAGGTCAACGCTCAGGTTGCCGAGTACTTCGGCGAGGCCCCGGCTCAAACCAAGGCCTGCGAGTTCACCAGCGACAAGACGTTCTGCGACACCTACCACGCAACCGACTCCGCCTACGCGGAGAAGATCAGCTACTGGACGACGCCGCAGAAGCAATGCGTGGACGGCAGCGGTGACAACTGCACGGCCTACAACGAGTGGGTCGACAAATGGCAGCAGATCAAGGGCTGA
- a CDS encoding universal stress protein, with protein MSTSATKYGIVACVDGSPESKVAVDWAARDAALLGLPVHLVHVLSSPVVMTFPEVPIPAGYLQWQEDSAHEVLDQASKVVAEATVDRPVEVTTEIASGSTVPTLVDLSKDARLIVVGSRGRGALARGLLGSVSTGLVHHAHCPVAIIHDQDPLMEQPSRAPVVVGVDGSPSSDKALEIAFEQASLRAVDLVAVHAWSDTGVFEFPGLDWPALQSIAEVTLAERLAGWQERYPDVVVRRLVVADRPARQLIEQSESAQLMVVGSHGRGGFAGMLLGSVSTAVVHGTRLPLIVARSR; from the coding sequence ATGTCAACTTCTGCAACGAAATACGGCATCGTCGCCTGCGTCGACGGATCCCCGGAGTCGAAGGTTGCCGTCGACTGGGCCGCGCGCGACGCGGCGCTGCTCGGACTGCCGGTGCACTTGGTGCATGTGCTCAGCTCTCCTGTGGTGATGACCTTCCCTGAAGTGCCCATACCGGCGGGTTATCTTCAGTGGCAAGAGGATTCGGCCCACGAGGTGCTCGATCAGGCCAGCAAGGTTGTCGCCGAGGCCACCGTCGATCGCCCCGTGGAGGTAACCACTGAGATCGCCAGCGGCTCCACCGTGCCGACGCTGGTGGATCTGTCCAAAGATGCTCGGCTGATCGTCGTCGGTAGCCGCGGGCGTGGCGCGCTGGCCCGCGGACTGCTCGGTTCGGTCAGCACGGGGCTGGTCCATCACGCGCATTGCCCGGTGGCGATCATCCACGATCAGGACCCGTTGATGGAGCAGCCTTCCCGAGCTCCCGTGGTCGTCGGCGTCGACGGCTCGCCGAGTTCGGACAAGGCGTTGGAGATCGCGTTCGAGCAGGCGTCCTTGCGCGCGGTGGACTTGGTCGCGGTCCATGCCTGGAGCGACACCGGGGTGTTCGAGTTTCCGGGCCTGGACTGGCCGGCTTTGCAATCGATCGCCGAGGTGACGCTCGCCGAGCGGCTGGCCGGTTGGCAAGAGCGCTACCCCGACGTTGTGGTGCGCCGACTCGTGGTCGCCGACCGGCCAGCCCGCCAGCTCATCGAGCAGTCGGAGTCGGCTCAGCTGATGGTGGTCGGCAGTCACGGTCGCGGCGGATTCGCCGGAATGCTGCTGGGATCGGTCAGCACCGCGGTCGTGCACGGCACCCGACTGCCGCTGATCGTCGCGCGCAGCCGCTGA